One region of Astyanax mexicanus isolate ESR-SI-001 chromosome 15, AstMex3_surface, whole genome shotgun sequence genomic DNA includes:
- the LOC103026030 gene encoding 1-phosphatidylinositol 4,5-bisphosphate phosphodiesterase delta-3-A isoform X1 yields the protein MKTLLQMVNIDLDEQHASQLFKECDQSGDMLLENEEIETFCCRLLQRPELENVFDQYSSKSHVLSTVKLRKFLKEQGEDSTLVHAENLILTYELDESAKQAQKMTLGGFTMYMLSKNNDIFDPEHDKIYQDMSRPLSHYFISSSHNTYLTKDQLVGESSTEPYIWALTQGCRCVELDCWDGDKEPVIFHGHTLTTKVPFKEVVKTIADYAFKTSPFPLILSLENHCSVEQQTIMAQQLRSILGDKLLTEPLSDQPCESLPSPEELKEKILVKVKKEQVDQPKDKSKAKGKTNAFVLVFTMSQELSDLVVYTRSVPFKGFSEAAKKPPNEMSSFTEKVALKHIKTSGKLFLQHNSQHLSRIYPSGFRLQSSNYDPQDMWNVGCQLVALNFQTDGEQMDLNRGRFLPNGRCGYVLKPSFLCQTDTEFNPDNKGGGPGHNHTLLTIQIISAQQLPKPENGKLKSIVDPMVWIEIHGVPIDNSKEKTKRIDNNGFNPTWNETFTFKLHVPELVLVRFVVEDHDHHSKNDFLGQFTLPFTSMQAGYRHVRLLGADGSSLSPASLFVHVKVTSNYGSPKHAASPKA from the exons ATGAAAACTCTCCTCCAGATGGTCAATATAGATCTTGATGAGCAGCACGCCTCACAACTGTTCAAG GAGTGTGATCAATCAGGAGACATGCTTCTTGAGAATGAGGAGATTGAGACGTTTTGTTGCAGGCTGTTGCAGCGCCCTGAGCTGGAGAATGTGTTCGATCAGTACTCCTCCAAAAGccatgtgctgtccactgtgaagCTAAGGAAGTTTCTGAAGGAGCAGGGAGAGGACAGTACACTTGTGCATGCAGAGAACCTCATCCTTACATATGAGCTTGATGAGTCGG CTAAGCAGGCCCAGAAGATGACGCTCGGGGGCTTCACCATGTACATGCTGTCGAAGAATAATGACATATTTGATCCAGAGCATGACAAAATCTATCAGGACATGAGCCGACCACTCAGCCACTACTTCATCTCCTCTTCACACAACACCTACCTTACTAAAGACCAGCTTGTGGGCGAGAGCAGCACAGAACCATACATCTG GGCATTAACCCAAGGCTGTCGCTGTGTTGAGCTGGATTGCTGGGATGGAGATAAGGAGCCGGTGATTTTCCATGGTCACACCCTCACCACTAAAGTGCCTTTCAAAGAGGTAGTGAAGACAATCGCTGACTATGCCTTTAAG ACCTCTCCATTTCCTCTCATTCTGTCCTTGGAGAACCACTGTTCAGTGGAGCAGCAGACCATCATGGCCCAGCAGCTGCGCTCCATCCTGGGAGACAAACTGCTCACAGAGCCCCTCAGCGATCAGCCCTGCGAAAGCCTTCCTTCACCAGAG GAGCTGAAGGAGAAGATTCTGGTGAAGGTGAAGAAGGAACAAGTGGACCAGCCTAAGGATAAGTCTAAAGCAAAGGGCAAAACCAATGCTTTTGTCCTG gtGTTTACCATGAGTCAAGAGCTTTCTGATCTGGTGGTGTACACTCGCAGTGTTCCCTTCAAGGGCTTCAGTGAAGCAGCCAAGAAACCCCCAAATGAGATGTCATCATTTACTGAGAAGGTGgccctcaaacacattaaaacttcag GGAAACTGTTTTTACAGCATAACAGCCAGCATTTGAGCAGAATTTACCCATCTGGTTTTCGTCTGCAGTCATCCAACTACGACCCTCAGGACATGTGGAACGTCGGCTGCCAGCTGG TGGCTCTGAACTTCCAGACTGACGGGGAGCAGATGGATCTAAACAGGGGACGTTTCTTACCGAACGGTCGCTGTGGATATGTCCTGAAGCCCAGCTTCCTGTGCCAAACTGACACTGAGTTTAACCCGGATAACAAGGGAGGAGGACCAGGACATAACCACACTCTCCTCACCATTCAG ATCATCTCAGCCCAGCAGCTGCCTAAACCAGAGAATGGAAAACTCAAGTCCATCGTGGACCCTATGGTTTGGATAGAGATCCATGGGGTTCCCATAGACAACAGCAAGGAAAAGACAAAACGCATTGACAACAACG GCTTCAACCCTACGTGGAACGAAACTTTCACATTTAAATTGCACGTGCCTGAGCTGGTCCTGGTGCGGTTCGTGGTGGAGGACCATGACCATCATTCCAAAAATGACTTCTTGGGACAATTCACATTGCCTTTCACCAGCATGCAAGCAg GTTACAGACATGTGCGGCTACTGGGGGCCGACGGTTCCAGCCTATCTCCTGCCAGCCTCTTTGTTCATGTGAAGGTTACATCTAATTACGGTAGCCCTAAGCATGCTGCATCACCCAAAGCCTAG
- the LOC103026030 gene encoding 1-phosphatidylinositol 4,5-bisphosphate phosphodiesterase delta-3-A isoform X2 has product MGSRKEMLDNETMSNIDEIQSEDEISQLEYEDSLSNPDVDDDEDVQAMMQGSTMLKIGSPNWKWRRFLKLEDDKITICHHSKKSLKKSKTFKVEDVESVQEGCHSERQRSYEGFLPEEYCLTVVFKKNLKSLDLQCKSREEAQHWARGIRTLQQRMNNMSHAQKLHCWIHENLKKADLNNDGVLTFEEMKTLLQMVNIDLDEQHASQLFKECDQSGDMLLENEEIETFCCRLLQRPELENVFDQYSSKSHVLSTVKLRKFLKEQGEDSTLVHAENLILTYELDESAKQAQKMTLGGFTMYMLSKNNDIFDPEHDKIYQDMSRPLSHYFISSSHNTYLTKDQLVGESSTEPYIWALTQGCRCVELDCWDGDKEPVIFHGHTLTTKVPFKEVVKTIADYAFKTSPFPLILSLENHCSVEQQTIMAQQLRSILGDKLLTEPLSDQPCESLPSPEELKEKILVKVKKEQVDQPKDKSKAKGKTNAFVLVFTMSQELSDLVVYTRSVPFKGFSEAAKKPPNEMSSFTEKVALKHIKTSGKLFLQHNSQHLSRIYPSGFRLQSSNYDPQDMWNVGCQLVALNFQTDGEQMDLNRGRFLPNGRCGYVLKPSFLCQTDTEFNPDNKGGGPGHNHTLLTIQIISAQQLPKPENGKLKSIVDPMVWIEIHGVPIDNSKEKTKRIDNNGFNPTWNETFTFKLHVPELVLVRFVVEDHDHHSKNDFLGQFTLPFTSMQAGYRHVRLLGADGSSLSPASLFVHVKVTSNYGSPKHAASPKA; this is encoded by the exons ATgtggatgatgatgaagatgtgCAGGCAATGATGCAGGGCTCTACAATGCTGAAGATTGGTTCTCCAAACTGGAAGTGGAGGCGCTTTCTGAAGCTGGAGGATGATAAAATCACTATATGTCATCATTCCAAAAAGAGCTTAAAGAAGTCCAAAACCT tcAAGGTGGAGGATGTGGAATCTGTGCAAGAGGGTTGTCACTCAGAGAGGCAAAGATCATACGAGGGTTTTCTGCCAGAGGAATACTGTCTGACTGTTGTGTTTAAGAAAAACCTGAAGAGTTTGGACTTGCAGTGCAAAAGCAGAGAGGAGGCACAGCACTGGGCCCGTGGCATCCGCACCTTACAGCAAAGAATGAACAACATGAGCCATGCCCAGAAACTCCACTG TTGGATCCACGAAAACCTAAAGAAAGCAGATTTGAACAATGATGGGGTGTTGACATTTGAGGAAATGAAAACTCTCCTCCAGATGGTCAATATAGATCTTGATGAGCAGCACGCCTCACAACTGTTCAAG GAGTGTGATCAATCAGGAGACATGCTTCTTGAGAATGAGGAGATTGAGACGTTTTGTTGCAGGCTGTTGCAGCGCCCTGAGCTGGAGAATGTGTTCGATCAGTACTCCTCCAAAAGccatgtgctgtccactgtgaagCTAAGGAAGTTTCTGAAGGAGCAGGGAGAGGACAGTACACTTGTGCATGCAGAGAACCTCATCCTTACATATGAGCTTGATGAGTCGG CTAAGCAGGCCCAGAAGATGACGCTCGGGGGCTTCACCATGTACATGCTGTCGAAGAATAATGACATATTTGATCCAGAGCATGACAAAATCTATCAGGACATGAGCCGACCACTCAGCCACTACTTCATCTCCTCTTCACACAACACCTACCTTACTAAAGACCAGCTTGTGGGCGAGAGCAGCACAGAACCATACATCTG GGCATTAACCCAAGGCTGTCGCTGTGTTGAGCTGGATTGCTGGGATGGAGATAAGGAGCCGGTGATTTTCCATGGTCACACCCTCACCACTAAAGTGCCTTTCAAAGAGGTAGTGAAGACAATCGCTGACTATGCCTTTAAG ACCTCTCCATTTCCTCTCATTCTGTCCTTGGAGAACCACTGTTCAGTGGAGCAGCAGACCATCATGGCCCAGCAGCTGCGCTCCATCCTGGGAGACAAACTGCTCACAGAGCCCCTCAGCGATCAGCCCTGCGAAAGCCTTCCTTCACCAGAG GAGCTGAAGGAGAAGATTCTGGTGAAGGTGAAGAAGGAACAAGTGGACCAGCCTAAGGATAAGTCTAAAGCAAAGGGCAAAACCAATGCTTTTGTCCTG gtGTTTACCATGAGTCAAGAGCTTTCTGATCTGGTGGTGTACACTCGCAGTGTTCCCTTCAAGGGCTTCAGTGAAGCAGCCAAGAAACCCCCAAATGAGATGTCATCATTTACTGAGAAGGTGgccctcaaacacattaaaacttcag GGAAACTGTTTTTACAGCATAACAGCCAGCATTTGAGCAGAATTTACCCATCTGGTTTTCGTCTGCAGTCATCCAACTACGACCCTCAGGACATGTGGAACGTCGGCTGCCAGCTGG TGGCTCTGAACTTCCAGACTGACGGGGAGCAGATGGATCTAAACAGGGGACGTTTCTTACCGAACGGTCGCTGTGGATATGTCCTGAAGCCCAGCTTCCTGTGCCAAACTGACACTGAGTTTAACCCGGATAACAAGGGAGGAGGACCAGGACATAACCACACTCTCCTCACCATTCAG ATCATCTCAGCCCAGCAGCTGCCTAAACCAGAGAATGGAAAACTCAAGTCCATCGTGGACCCTATGGTTTGGATAGAGATCCATGGGGTTCCCATAGACAACAGCAAGGAAAAGACAAAACGCATTGACAACAACG GCTTCAACCCTACGTGGAACGAAACTTTCACATTTAAATTGCACGTGCCTGAGCTGGTCCTGGTGCGGTTCGTGGTGGAGGACCATGACCATCATTCCAAAAATGACTTCTTGGGACAATTCACATTGCCTTTCACCAGCATGCAAGCAg GTTACAGACATGTGCGGCTACTGGGGGCCGACGGTTCCAGCCTATCTCCTGCCAGCCTCTTTGTTCATGTGAAGGTTACATCTAATTACGGTAGCCCTAAGCATGCTGCATCACCCAAAGCCTAG